The Bacteroidales bacterium genome contains a region encoding:
- a CDS encoding ATP-binding cassette domain-containing protein encodes MDIVVKNLTKKFGAQKAVDNISLKVATGEILGFLGPNGAGKTTTMKILTNFISADEGEVYIGGMSLKEDPYEIKKHIGYLPENNPLYQDMAVMDYLEFCALIHGINKNRVNTRVAEMIRITGLNKEKHKKIGELSKGYRQRVGLAQAMIHDPEILILDEPTSGLDPNQIAEIRKLIRELGREKTVILSTHILPEVEATCDRIFIINKGRIVADGTAETLRKQAQGTDIIRVRIEDGDANKVFKSLQALKNVKIVDFADRQMNRFDVHCTTEDVKRQIFRMCVDNKWVMTEMTPLETKLEDIFRELTMN; translated from the coding sequence ATGGATATAGTTGTTAAGAATCTGACAAAAAAATTTGGTGCCCAGAAAGCTGTTGACAATATTTCGCTTAAGGTGGCAACAGGAGAGATCCTTGGATTTCTGGGTCCTAACGGAGCCGGGAAAACCACTACAATGAAAATATTAACAAATTTCATTTCAGCAGATGAAGGGGAGGTGTATATCGGTGGCATGTCGCTGAAAGAGGATCCGTACGAAATAAAAAAGCACATAGGGTACCTTCCCGAGAACAATCCTTTATATCAGGATATGGCAGTTATGGATTATCTGGAGTTTTGTGCGCTTATCCATGGTATCAATAAAAACCGTGTAAATACAAGGGTTGCTGAAATGATCAGGATTACAGGCCTGAACAAGGAAAAACATAAAAAAATAGGAGAACTTTCAAAAGGTTACAGGCAAAGAGTGGGGTTGGCACAGGCCATGATCCACGATCCTGAAATTCTGATACTTGATGAACCAACATCAGGCCTCGATCCGAACCAGATTGCTGAGATAAGAAAACTGATTCGCGAACTGGGACGGGAAAAAACGGTTATTCTCAGCACACATATCCTGCCGGAAGTTGAGGCTACATGCGACAGGATCTTCATTATCAATAAAGGCAGGATCGTTGCCGATGGTACTGCAGAGACTCTGAGAAAACAGGCGCAGGGAACAGACATTATCAGGGTGAGGATTGAAGATGGAGATGCCAACAAGGTATTTAAATCGCTTCAGGCTCTGAAGAATGTCAAAATAGTTGATTTTGCAGACCGTCAGATGAACAGGTTTGATGTACACTGCACAACAGAGGATGTTAAAAGACAGATTTTCAGAATGTGTGTTGATAACAAATGGGTCATGACAGAGATGACACCTCTTGAAACAAAACTTGAAGACATCTTCAGGGAACTTACTATGAATTAA
- a CDS encoding DUF4340 domain-containing protein gives MSKRFDNKKLIYVLGILVVILLFTFVFKVPKDNATLKGSLVDLDTTAVTKIILYPKTSTGEPFEFVKEKDRWTVRQGNIISNPASGSVQNIFNDIISIKPQSLAAVDEARWKEFELTDSLAVRVKFLNSKGKKLTDILIGKLTYKQVANPYGYSGGNNIEGTSYVRVYGEKEVYAVDGFLSFTFNGKFSDWRDKTIFRCRKEDILNVKFVFPGDSSYTLTKKDAGWFAGNEKADSTTVSNFLNSLANLNGQEFADGFKPVSNPDYQIIIEGNNLLNSSVRCYRNGAGENYVLVSSLNPESNFSSNRNGLFSQIIKDKNYFIK, from the coding sequence ATGAGTAAGAGGTTTGATAACAAAAAGCTGATTTATGTTCTTGGTATCCTGGTGGTTATTCTCTTATTTACTTTTGTTTTTAAGGTTCCCAAAGATAATGCCACACTTAAAGGATCACTTGTTGATCTCGATACCACTGCAGTTACTAAAATCATACTTTATCCAAAGACAAGTACCGGAGAACCTTTTGAATTTGTAAAAGAAAAAGACAGATGGACAGTAAGACAGGGTAATATAATCTCCAATCCTGCATCAGGATCAGTTCAGAACATATTCAATGATATTATCTCAATAAAACCACAGAGCCTTGCAGCAGTTGATGAGGCACGTTGGAAAGAATTTGAACTTACCGACAGCCTCGCAGTACGAGTGAAATTTTTAAATAGTAAAGGCAAAAAGCTTACTGATATCCTGATAGGCAAATTAACCTATAAACAGGTAGCAAATCCATATGGGTATTCTGGGGGTAACAATATTGAAGGGACATCTTATGTAAGGGTTTATGGTGAAAAGGAAGTATATGCTGTTGACGGATTCCTTTCTTTTACATTTAATGGCAAATTCTCTGACTGGCGCGATAAGACCATATTCAGGTGCAGGAAGGAAGATATTCTCAATGTTAAATTTGTGTTTCCCGGTGACAGCAGTTATACTCTCACTAAAAAGGATGCAGGCTGGTTTGCCGGCAATGAGAAGGCAGATTCAACTACCGTTTCTAACTTCCTGAATTCATTGGCGAACCTAAACGGACAGGAATTTGCTGATGGTTTTAAACCTGTTTCGAATCCCGATTATCAGATCATTATAGAAGGTAATAATCTTTTGAATTCTTCAGTCAGATGCTATAGAAATGGTGCAGGAGAAAATTACGTTCTTGTTTCCAGTCTTAATCCTGAAAGTAACTTTTCCAGCAATCGGAATGGGTTATTCAGTCAGATCATAAAAGACAAAAATTATTTTATAAAGTAA
- a CDS encoding ABC transporter permease: protein MSSTSDNVQSVEGQNRPGKKRLFASSSFIAWFKTDERIIHPFRVIVGKEMSDHIRSWRFIILLSLIALTCLASVYTGLAGIGAKLNSTDSGSPYFFLLLFTSSDGTLPPFFVFVSFLGPLLGISLGFDAINSEQTHGTLSRILAQPIHRDYIINAKFLSALNIISVMFFSLGFLVMGAGLILTGIPPTSEEFLRIVCFLMLSILYVSFWLNLSILFSVRFRQPATSALAGIAVWLFFTVFYSIIVSLIARAASPSETASVQQVAGYQEMILNMLRVLPSQLYSDATTTLLVPTVRSLGPLTMEQIVGAIPGPLPLGQSLLLVWPQITGLIASSILCFVFSYISFMKKEIRSR from the coding sequence ATGAGCAGCACATCAGATAATGTTCAGAGCGTTGAAGGACAAAATAGACCAGGTAAGAAACGTTTATTCGCCAGCTCTTCTTTTATTGCTTGGTTCAAAACTGATGAAAGAATAATTCATCCGTTCAGAGTGATCGTTGGCAAGGAAATGTCGGACCATATCCGCAGCTGGCGTTTTATAATATTGCTGTCGCTTATTGCACTTACCTGTCTGGCTTCAGTTTACACAGGATTAGCAGGAATTGGGGCAAAGTTAAATTCAACAGATTCAGGAAGTCCATATTTTTTTCTTTTATTATTCACTTCTTCAGATGGCACTCTGCCACCATTTTTTGTATTTGTGAGTTTTCTGGGACCTTTGCTGGGAATCAGTCTTGGATTTGACGCAATTAACTCCGAACAAACACATGGAACATTAAGCAGGATCTTAGCACAGCCAATTCATCGCGATTACATCATTAACGCAAAATTCCTCTCAGCGTTAAACATCATAAGCGTAATGTTCTTTTCACTTGGTTTTCTGGTGATGGGAGCAGGGCTAATACTAACTGGTATTCCTCCTACATCGGAAGAGTTTCTAAGGATTGTCTGCTTCCTTATGTTAAGTATTTTATACGTTTCATTCTGGCTTAATCTGTCCATCCTGTTTTCCGTAAGGTTTCGTCAGCCTGCAACATCGGCTTTGGCAGGAATAGCAGTATGGCTGTTTTTCACTGTCTTTTACAGCATAATTGTCAGTCTGATAGCCAGGGCTGCATCTCCATCGGAAACAGCTTCAGTTCAGCAGGTTGCAGGATATCAGGAGATGATTCTGAATATGTTGCGTGTTCTTCCAAGTCAGCTTTACAGTGATGCAACTACTACCCTGCTGGTGCCGACTGTAAGAAGTCTTGGTCCGTTGACAATGGAACAGATTGTGGGAGCCATTCCCGGGCCACTGCCACTCGGACAGAGCCTGTTACTTGTCTGGCCTCAGATCACAGGCCTGATTGCTTCCTCGATACTTTGTTTTGTGTTTTCCTATATCTCATTTATGAAGAAAGAGATCCGTTCTAGATGA
- a CDS encoding ABC transporter ATP-binding protein, whose product MDQSIIELTSLTKKYGSFTAVDDLNLTIKKGEIFGLLGPNGAGKSTTILMMLGLTEPTSGSVSVCGINSTTNPIEVKRKVGYLPEDVGFYDNYTGFENLLYTARLNSMSLSTAKKEADQLLEKVGLTNEKEKKAGKYSRGMRQRLGLADVLIKKPEVIILDEPTLGIDPKGVEEFLELILSLSREEGRTVLLSSHHLHQVQEICDRIGLFVGGRLIAEGDIKSLSQKLFSEELIKIEAGINKDLQIKADADPGESVTDILVNSLKAVTGVINVDPVGNVLHIGCSHDVTEEIVETIVRSGTGIRYLNKKEYGLNDIYNRYFEGVESHEQHIR is encoded by the coding sequence GTGGATCAAAGTATTATTGAACTGACCAGTCTGACAAAAAAATACGGGTCATTTACTGCAGTTGACGATCTCAATCTGACAATAAAAAAAGGGGAGATCTTTGGTCTGCTTGGCCCCAACGGGGCAGGCAAATCTACTACAATCCTTATGATGCTTGGGCTTACAGAACCAACATCCGGATCGGTAAGCGTGTGCGGAATCAATTCCACAACAAATCCGATTGAGGTAAAAAGAAAAGTAGGATATTTGCCTGAGGATGTGGGCTTTTACGACAATTACACGGGATTTGAAAACCTTCTTTATACTGCCCGTTTAAATTCAATGTCATTAAGCACTGCTAAAAAAGAGGCTGATCAACTTCTTGAAAAGGTTGGTCTGACAAATGAGAAGGAAAAGAAAGCAGGAAAGTATTCAAGGGGAATGAGGCAAAGGCTTGGATTGGCAGATGTGCTTATTAAAAAGCCCGAAGTTATAATTCTCGACGAACCGACTCTCGGCATTGATCCGAAAGGCGTTGAAGAGTTTCTTGAGCTGATCCTAAGCCTCAGCAGGGAAGAGGGCAGAACGGTCCTCCTGTCTTCTCATCATCTTCACCAGGTTCAGGAAATCTGCGACAGGATAGGACTGTTCGTCGGAGGCAGACTGATAGCTGAAGGCGATATTAAGTCGTTATCGCAGAAACTCTTTTCTGAGGAACTGATTAAGATCGAAGCAGGGATCAATAAAGATTTGCAAATTAAGGCAGATGCTGATCCGGGAGAGTCAGTCACAGATATTCTTGTTAATTCTTTGAAAGCTGTTACCGGTGTAATAAATGTTGATCCTGTTGGTAATGTTTTGCACATTGGTTGCAGCCACGATGTTACAGAAGAAATTGTTGAGACAATTGTCCGGTCGGGTACAGGTATCAGGTATCTCAACAAAAAGGAGTATGGATTGAATGATATCTATAATCGTTATTTTGAAGGAGTTGAAAGCCATGAGCAGCACATCAGATAA
- a CDS encoding ABC transporter permease subunit, translating to MNTFWIITKRELSSFFDSLIAFIMIILFLGFTGFFTWISGSDIFLIGQASLRSFFAIAYWTLFFFIPALTMRMLAEEKKSGTIEMLLTKPVTDRQVILGKYLATLLLIAIALLFTLPYVVTVAKIGNIDAGGTICGYLALLLISAAYASIGLFSSSITNNQIVAFLTALFIGIFFHFLFQMIASGMKGLVGQIINSFSMTVHFESLSRGVLDSKDLIYFASVIFLGLFLTEVSLSKRNAFNG from the coding sequence ATGAATACTTTCTGGATAATAACAAAACGTGAATTGAGTTCATTTTTTGATTCGCTTATAGCCTTTATAATGATTATACTTTTCCTTGGATTCACAGGATTTTTCACCTGGATCTCAGGTTCGGATATTTTCCTTATAGGGCAGGCCAGCCTCCGTTCATTCTTTGCAATTGCCTACTGGACCCTTTTCTTTTTCATACCAGCACTCACGATGAGAATGCTTGCTGAAGAAAAGAAATCAGGAACAATTGAAATGCTTCTTACCAAACCGGTAACTGACAGACAGGTAATTCTCGGAAAATACCTGGCAACACTGTTACTTATTGCTATAGCCCTTTTATTCACACTACCCTATGTTGTAACAGTAGCAAAAATCGGCAATATAGATGCCGGAGGAACAATCTGCGGTTACCTGGCTCTTTTGTTAATCAGTGCAGCATATGCAAGTATCGGACTATTCTCCAGCAGTATTACCAATAACCAGATTGTGGCTTTTCTTACAGCGTTGTTCATTGGAATATTCTTCCATTTTTTGTTCCAGATGATAGCCTCCGGAATGAAGGGGCTGGTCGGACAGATAATTAACTCATTCAGTATGACAGTTCATTTTGAAAGCCTCTCCCGTGGGGTGCTCGATTCGAAGGACCTGATCTATTTTGCATCGGTTATCTTCCTCGGTTTATTTCTTACTGAGGTTTCACTTTCAAAACGTAATGCATTTAACGGTTAA
- a CDS encoding glycoside hydrolase family 127 protein — translation MTIFKLFIGIVISCSLNITSVFAQNGVQILDGKGETTPQLYNQFLSSVPDIQVETIVGNLPELPRYVKGIYKNGTKGPNVRVIWPSPSDNSQVLTTGTFTITGKVTGTDIHPKAYVTVKAASAPSAPKRSLEAFSLDQVLLNADSHNHNTKFIENRDKFLTGLSKTNPDNFLYMFRNAFGQKQPEGAKPMGVWDSQLTKLRGHATGHYLSAIAQAYAGTGYDKSLQANFAGKMDYMVNTLYELSQMSGEPKTEGGEHVSDPRAVKPGPGKPDFDSDLSENGIRTDYWNWGKGFISAYPPDQFIMLEKGATYGSSNTQIWAPYYTLHKNLAGLMDIYEITGNKKALDIVKGMADWVYARLGQLPQETLISMWNRYIAGEYGGMNEAMARLYRLTKEPRYLEVAKLFDNIKVFFGDAEHSHGLAKNVDLFRGLHANQHIPQVIGALETYRVSNSPEYYDIAFNFWNIATNDYMYSIGGVAGARNPNNAECFTAQPATLYENGFAEGGQNETCATYNMLKLTRDLFLFDQSAELMDYYERGLYNHILASVAENTPANTYHVPLRPGSVKQFGNPNMTGFTCCNGTALESNTKFQNSIYFRSADNKSLYVNLYIASTLKWTERNITVTQTTSYPNEDRTRFSIKGNGRFDINVRLPHWATNGFFVKINGKNINVKALPGSYLTLSRKWKDGDTVELQMPFKFYLEPLMDQQNIASLFYGPVLLAAQETEPVTEWHKVTLNAEDISKSITGDAEQLLFNIDGVVFKPFYETYGRHSVYLDVTLR, via the coding sequence ATGACAATATTTAAGCTATTCATTGGGATAGTAATTTCCTGCTCTTTAAATATAACTTCAGTTTTTGCGCAAAACGGCGTTCAGATCCTGGACGGAAAAGGAGAAACGACGCCACAGTTATATAATCAATTTCTGAGCAGTGTACCCGATATACAGGTTGAAACCATCGTCGGGAATCTTCCTGAATTACCCCGTTATGTAAAAGGTATTTACAAAAATGGTACGAAAGGTCCTAATGTCAGAGTGATCTGGCCATCGCCTTCTGATAATTCCCAGGTACTTACAACCGGCACATTTACTATAACCGGGAAGGTCACAGGAACAGATATCCACCCAAAAGCATATGTAACAGTTAAAGCAGCTTCCGCACCTTCTGCCCCAAAAAGGAGTCTGGAAGCCTTCAGTCTCGATCAGGTTCTATTAAACGCCGATAGTCACAATCACAATACCAAATTTATAGAGAACCGCGATAAATTTTTGACAGGTCTTTCCAAAACCAATCCTGACAATTTCCTCTATATGTTTCGTAATGCCTTCGGTCAGAAACAGCCGGAAGGAGCAAAACCAATGGGCGTATGGGATAGTCAGCTGACTAAATTGCGCGGTCATGCCACAGGGCATTATCTCAGCGCCATTGCTCAGGCATATGCAGGCACCGGATACGATAAGTCGCTTCAGGCAAATTTTGCAGGTAAGATGGATTACATGGTGAATACTCTGTATGAATTATCACAAATGTCGGGAGAACCAAAAACAGAAGGAGGAGAACATGTGTCTGATCCAAGAGCTGTGAAACCGGGTCCGGGTAAACCGGACTTTGATTCTGATTTGAGTGAAAATGGTATCCGGACAGATTACTGGAACTGGGGAAAAGGTTTTATCAGTGCATATCCTCCGGATCAGTTTATAATGCTGGAAAAGGGAGCCACCTATGGAAGTTCTAATACTCAGATATGGGCACCATATTATACCCTTCATAAAAACCTGGCCGGTTTGATGGATATTTATGAAATCACCGGCAACAAGAAGGCTCTGGATATAGTAAAAGGTATGGCTGACTGGGTCTATGCGCGTCTGGGTCAGTTGCCCCAGGAGACACTTATAAGCATGTGGAACAGATATATTGCAGGTGAGTATGGGGGTATGAATGAAGCAATGGCGCGACTGTACCGTTTAACCAAAGAGCCCCGCTATCTGGAAGTTGCAAAACTATTTGATAACATTAAGGTGTTTTTTGGTGATGCTGAACATTCTCACGGACTGGCGAAGAATGTTGATTTGTTTCGGGGGTTACATGCCAACCAGCACATACCTCAGGTAATCGGGGCGCTTGAAACTTATCGTGTTTCAAATTCTCCTGAATACTACGACATAGCTTTTAATTTCTGGAATATTGCCACTAATGACTATATGTACAGTATAGGAGGGGTGGCAGGAGCGCGTAATCCTAATAATGCTGAATGCTTTACTGCCCAGCCGGCAACACTTTATGAAAATGGTTTCGCAGAAGGAGGGCAGAATGAAACGTGTGCCACCTATAATATGCTCAAACTTACCAGAGACCTGTTCCTATTTGATCAGAGTGCAGAGTTAATGGATTATTATGAGCGCGGACTCTATAATCATATTCTCGCTTCTGTTGCAGAAAACACCCCTGCAAATACTTATCATGTACCTCTCAGACCTGGTTCTGTTAAGCAGTTTGGGAATCCAAATATGACAGGTTTTACCTGTTGCAACGGTACGGCTCTTGAGAGTAATACAAAGTTTCAAAACTCAATTTATTTCAGAAGCGCCGACAACAAATCACTGTATGTGAACCTTTATATCGCTTCAACATTAAAATGGACAGAAAGGAATATAACTGTAACGCAAACAACATCTTATCCAAATGAAGACCGTACACGATTCTCAATAAAAGGCAATGGCAGGTTTGACATTAATGTACGCCTTCCGCACTGGGCCACAAATGGGTTTTTTGTGAAAATAAATGGTAAGAATATAAATGTTAAAGCTCTGCCGGGAAGCTATCTTACACTTAGCCGCAAATGGAAAGATGGTGACACTGTCGAACTGCAAATGCCGTTTAAGTTTTACCTGGAACCGCTTATGGATCAGCAGAATATTGCAAGTTTATTCTACGGACCGGTTCTTCTCGCAGCTCAGGAGACCGAACCTGTAACAGAATGGCATAAAGTAACTTTAAATGCAGAGGATATAAGTAAATCAATAACAGGTGACGCTGAGCAGCTACTGTTTAATATTGACGGTGTTGTATTTAAACCTTTTTATGAAACGTATGGGCGTCATTCAGTTTATCTGGATGTGACCCTGAGATAG
- a CDS encoding AraC family transcriptional regulator, with amino-acid sequence MRTDISISVIDVFIFLGVFQGLFLSWFFIKRGQKDKKANLYQGLLLLFLSLNIFEEWLNNTGYIVKVLAITNFSEPTNFTFAPLLYLYVVTSLNPERKKKDWPHFIIAIFWLLYMVFQFVQTNEFKYNSYVMTKHPDWDMLDVSARIPDDPLGIRSYCNQQTAIQLVIYLTAVIIVITKKFRSLGHSLFNTDNEGLIVLRNFFIHFLLIFIIYISTKLYFGMGSDLGGYLIAAYISFMIYSTSYQVLNRSEFFYQPGSFLTFPTMKYQKSSLSEENKELILSKIKKEMEGNSYFSNNLASLSGLAKQINESSHHVSQVINEKLNKNFFELLAGYRVAHAKKLIEKDKDSKLTVEELADLVGYNSKSSFNNAFKTITSQTPSEYRKSLTNL; translated from the coding sequence ATGAGAACAGACATCAGTATAAGTGTAATTGATGTATTCATTTTCCTCGGTGTGTTTCAGGGGCTGTTTTTATCGTGGTTCTTTATAAAAAGAGGACAAAAGGATAAGAAGGCTAATTTATACCAGGGTCTTCTTTTGCTTTTCCTGTCGCTCAATATTTTTGAAGAGTGGCTTAATAATACAGGTTATATCGTTAAAGTTCTGGCGATAACAAATTTCAGCGAACCAACAAATTTTACTTTTGCTCCACTGCTATATCTGTATGTGGTTACAAGTCTCAATCCCGAAAGGAAGAAAAAAGACTGGCCACATTTTATTATTGCAATTTTCTGGCTGTTATATATGGTATTTCAGTTTGTACAGACAAACGAATTTAAATATAATTCATACGTAATGACAAAGCATCCCGATTGGGATATGCTTGATGTGTCCGCCAGGATCCCTGATGATCCGCTGGGTATAAGATCTTATTGTAACCAACAGACAGCAATTCAGTTAGTAATTTACTTAACTGCTGTGATTATAGTTATAACAAAAAAATTCAGGTCGCTTGGTCACAGTTTATTTAATACAGATAATGAAGGATTGATTGTATTGCGTAATTTCTTTATCCACTTCCTTTTGATCTTTATCATTTATATTTCCACCAAGTTATATTTTGGCATGGGTAGCGATTTAGGAGGATACCTTATTGCTGCATATATTTCTTTCATGATATATTCCACCAGCTACCAGGTACTGAACAGGTCAGAATTCTTCTATCAGCCCGGTTCTTTTCTCACTTTCCCGACAATGAAATATCAGAAATCATCCCTTTCTGAAGAAAACAAAGAACTGATACTATCCAAGATCAAGAAGGAAATGGAAGGGAACTCTTATTTTTCAAATAACCTGGCTTCCCTTAGCGGTCTTGCAAAACAGATAAATGAAAGTTCTCATCATGTTTCACAGGTGATAAACGAGAAACTGAATAAGAACTTTTTTGAATTGCTGGCAGGTTACCGCGTAGCCCATGCGAAAAAACTTATTGAGAAAGATAAGGACTCAAAACTTACTGTTGAAGAGCTGGCAGATCTGGTAGGATACAATTCAAAATCCTCCTTTAATAATGCATTTAAGACAATTACTTCACAAACTCCATCAGAATACAGAAAATCATTAACCAATCTGTAA
- a CDS encoding Gldg family protein: protein MKSVKISTYILLIVAIILIVNILSDNYFFRIDLTEGREFTLSKATRNILSNLEEPVTINAYFSNDLPANIGNISGNLKDMLIEYSQRSAGMVVYRFINPNEKETLEQEAVKNGIQPVMINVREKDQVKQQKAFMGAVVSVGDRKEVIPFFQPGAAMEYALSTAIKKLSVTFKPGVAFIEGHGEPALNEISQAYSHLSVLYQVESYKLTDTAEIPANFKTIAIVRPTDTIPPMQLKRLDSFLARGGNIFLALNRVDGDFSTTTGKPVSNGMENWLLQKGLSISDNFIVDASCGAVNVQQQQGNFMMSTQISFPYLPVIKKFGQNPVVKGLESVNLQFASPITFTGDTTKKFIPLAYTSEKSGSLRAPLYFDIQKQWTQNDFPMSDLVVAGIVEGKLSGDMNSRLIVVSDGDFAVNGQQRGVQLPPDNVSLLVNSIDWLSDETGLIDLRTKEVTSRPIKEVADGTRAFLKWFNFIAPVVLILVYGLIRMQVNRNKRIKRMEVNYE from the coding sequence ATGAAGAGTGTAAAAATATCGACTTATATACTACTGATAGTTGCAATAATTCTGATAGTAAACATTCTGTCGGATAATTACTTTTTCAGAATTGATCTTACCGAAGGAAGAGAATTTACGCTGAGTAAAGCTACCCGGAATATTCTGAGCAATCTTGAAGAACCGGTTACAATTAATGCATACTTTTCAAATGATCTTCCTGCTAATATTGGCAATATTTCAGGAAACCTGAAGGATATGTTAATTGAATATAGCCAACGTTCGGCTGGTATGGTTGTTTACAGGTTCATCAATCCAAATGAGAAGGAAACTCTTGAACAGGAAGCTGTTAAAAACGGTATTCAGCCTGTTATGATCAATGTAAGGGAAAAAGACCAGGTAAAACAGCAGAAAGCTTTTATGGGAGCAGTTGTTTCTGTTGGTGACAGAAAAGAAGTAATCCCTTTTTTCCAGCCCGGTGCAGCAATGGAATATGCGTTATCAACAGCTATCAAAAAACTGTCTGTCACGTTTAAGCCGGGGGTAGCATTTATTGAAGGCCATGGTGAGCCGGCACTTAATGAAATAAGTCAGGCTTATTCCCATCTGAGTGTTTTGTACCAGGTTGAATCATATAAACTTACAGATACTGCTGAAATACCTGCCAATTTCAAGACAATTGCAATTGTCAGACCAACTGATACTATTCCACCCATGCAGCTTAAAAGACTCGATAGCTTTCTTGCCCGTGGTGGAAATATCTTTCTTGCTCTGAACAGGGTTGATGGTGATTTTTCAACAACAACCGGCAAGCCGGTAAGCAATGGTATGGAAAACTGGCTTTTGCAGAAAGGTTTAAGCATTTCTGACAACTTTATTGTTGATGCGAGTTGTGGTGCTGTAAATGTTCAGCAACAGCAGGGTAATTTCATGATGTCTACACAGATCTCATTCCCTTATTTGCCTGTTATCAAGAAGTTTGGACAGAATCCTGTTGTTAAAGGACTTGAGTCGGTAAATCTGCAATTCGCCAGTCCGATAACATTCACTGGTGATACAACGAAAAAATTCATTCCACTGGCTTATACTTCTGAAAAATCAGGCAGCCTGAGAGCTCCTTTATATTTTGATATTCAGAAGCAATGGACACAGAATGACTTCCCAATGTCCGATTTGGTTGTGGCAGGAATTGTTGAAGGGAAACTGTCAGGCGACATGAATTCCAGGCTGATAGTTGTATCAGATGGAGATTTTGCGGTAAACGGGCAACAGAGAGGAGTACAACTCCCTCCTGATAATGTAAGCCTCCTTGTTAACTCAATTGATTGGCTTTCTGATGAGACCGGACTAATTGATCTGAGAACAAAAGAGGTAACATCAAGACCTATTAAAGAGGTAGCTGATGGCACGAGGGCATTTCTCAAGTGGTTTAATTTCATTGCTCCGGTAGTCCTGATCCTGGTATATGGGCTTATAAGGATGCAGGTCAACCGCAATAAACGCATTAAAAGAATGGAGGTAAATTATGAGTAA